A DNA window from Danio aesculapii chromosome 14, fDanAes4.1, whole genome shotgun sequence contains the following coding sequences:
- the dnd1 gene encoding dead end protein 1 — protein sequence MVGDMEAQQQELQQILNPQKLKSLQEWMQRNSITLTQVNGQRKYGGPPPGWQGPAPGSGCEVFISQIPNDVYEDRLIPLFQSVGTIYEFRLMMNFSGQTRGFAYAKYGDPLTASAAVTTLHQYRLLEGGCLTVRRSTEKRQLRLGDLPVSMNESKLLMVLQMLSDGVEDVLLKPPGPKGKEVVALVNYTSHYAASMAKKVLVEAFRNRYGISITVRWTSFSKSKRVEDTPQEDSCITPLVLKPLSKPSLLHYDVPAHQSLLPLFRAVGGPTTTGSRDEMVSQPTIMSRNELIPQSSIRQRDEMVPQLPIRQRDGMVPLSPTSLDAVSHLQWMCEVNRLGSPQYEVHFHHAAPDGFLYFAFKVLIPGLPLPLYGFVQILPGTSARAMKGEVYRAAAEQVIQTLCRVSNLRPF from the exons ATGGTCGGAGACATGGAGGCCCAGCAGCAGGAGCTACAGCAG ATTCTGAACCCGCAGAAACTCAAGTCTCTGCAGGAATGGATGCAGAGGAACTCCATCACTTTAACCCAGGTCAACGGGCAGAGGAAATATGGTGGTCCTCCTCCAG GTTGGCAGGGTCCTGCTCCTGGTTCGGGCTGTGAGGTTTTCATCAGTCAGATCCCAAACGACGTGTACGAGGACCGCCTGATCCCTCTCTTCCAGAGCGTTGGCACCATTTACGAGTTTCGCCTTATGATGAACTTCAGCGGGCAGACCCGGGGCTTCGCCTATGCTAAGTACGGTGACCCCCTTACAGCCTCTGCAGCAGTCACCACGCTGCATCAGTACCGGCTACTGGAGGGGGGCTGCCTGACGGTGCGCAGGAGCACAGAGAAGCGCCAGCTGCGTTTGGGGGATCTGCCTGTCAGCATGAATGAATCGAAGCTGCTGATGGTGCTCCAGATGCTCTCTGACGGTGTAGAGGACGTCCTGCTCAAGCCACCGGGGCCCAAGGGGAAAGAGGTTGTGGCTCTAGTCAACTACACGTCCCATTACGCTGCATCCATGGCTAAGAAAGTGCTTGTGGAAG CTTTTCGGAACCGGTACGGCATTTCCATCACTGTCAGATGGACTTCCTTCTCCAAGTCCAAGCGCGTCGAGGACACTCCACAAGAAGACAGCTGCATAACCCCACTTGTCCTGAAGCCGCTTTCTAAACCATCACTCCTGCATTATGATGTCCCAGCGCACCAGTCTCTACTGCCCCTCTTCCGGGCCGTTGGGGGTCCGACCACCACTGGTTCGAGAGATGAGATGGTTTCTCAACCTACCATAATGTCAAGAAATGAGCTGATTCCTCAATCCTCCATAAGGCAGAGAGATGAGATGGTACCTCAGCTGCCCATAAGGCAGAGAGACGGGATGGTTCCTCTATCCCCCACAAGCCTCGACGCCGTGTCTCATCTGCAGTGGATGTGCGAGGTCAACAGACTCGGCTCTCCGCAATATGAAGTCCACTTTCATCACGCGGCTCCTGACGGATTCCTCTACTTCGCCTTCAAAGTGCTGATCCCCGGGCTGCCGCTGCCCCTGTATGGCTTCGTCCAGATCCTGCCAGGCACCAGTGCTCGAGCCATGAAGGGTGAAGTCTACCGAGCCGCCGCTGAGCAGGTGATCCAAACCTTGTGCAGAGTCTCAAATTTACGACCTTTCTAA